The following proteins come from a genomic window of Actinomarinicola tropica:
- a CDS encoding phosphatase PAP2 family protein has protein sequence MLVSLTAGAAFVELVDAVTSEEGASSPDAEVARWIAERRTPWVTALMRLTTRLADYAIAGTVAAAAAVALVAARRRGPASALVASSLGAMLVTEVLKEVVGRERPMADGRLVEAAGHAFPSGHSSQAVACYGGLALAVVLTTRSSRRRAAAVAAVAVVALAVGTSRVYLGVHWPADVLSGWIVGLTWLALVASGSLLLQRLDRPRGWWPVERDGSATRCACRRWPGR, from the coding sequence GTGCTGGTGTCGCTCACGGCCGGTGCGGCGTTCGTCGAGCTGGTCGATGCGGTCACCTCCGAGGAGGGGGCGTCGTCACCGGACGCAGAGGTCGCACGATGGATCGCCGAGCGCCGGACCCCATGGGTCACGGCGCTGATGCGGCTCACGACCCGCCTGGCCGACTACGCCATCGCCGGCACGGTGGCGGCGGCCGCTGCCGTGGCGCTCGTCGCCGCCCGGCGGCGGGGTCCGGCTTCCGCCCTCGTCGCCTCGAGCCTGGGCGCCATGCTCGTCACCGAGGTGCTGAAGGAGGTCGTCGGACGGGAGCGGCCGATGGCCGACGGTCGCTTGGTCGAGGCCGCCGGCCACGCCTTCCCCTCGGGGCACTCGTCGCAGGCGGTCGCCTGCTACGGCGGGCTGGCGTTGGCCGTCGTCCTGACCACGCGCAGCTCACGTCGACGCGCCGCCGCCGTCGCAGCTGTGGCGGTCGTCGCCCTCGCCGTCGGGACATCCCGCGTTTACCTCGGCGTGCACTGGCCGGCCGATGTCCTCAGCGGCTGGATCGTCGGTCTGACGTGGCTGGCCCTGGTCGCCAGCGGGTCGCTGCTCCTCCAGCGGCTCGACCGGCCCCGAGGGTGGTGGCCGGTCGAGCGCGACGGGAGCGCTACTCGATGCGCATGCCGGAGATGGCCCGGCCGATGA
- a CDS encoding acyl-CoA dehydrogenase family protein, with protein sequence MAEFSLELNDDQKQIRDWVHEFARDVIRPAGEEWDEREETPWPIIQEAAKIGLYGTDFMAQAMMGDPTGLTMPVAMEEMFWGDAGIALSIFGSGLAAAGIAGSGTPEQVMEWVPQCYGDADDVKLGAYCVSEPDAGSDVSSLRTRAVYDEATDEWVLNGTKAWITNGGIADVHVVVASVDPELKGRGQASFIVPPGTKGLSQGQKYKKHGIRASHTAEVVLDDVRLPGRMLLGGKEKLDAKLAKAREGARTGAKQPAMSTFESTRPAVAAMAVGIARAAYEYALDYAKEREAFGKPIIMNQAISFMLADMATEIDAARLLVWRAAWLANNGGYTNAEGSMSKLKAGRTAVWVTERAIQILGGYGYTREYPVERFHRDAKIMDIFEGTEQIQQLVIGRAISGMRIE encoded by the coding sequence ATGGCCGAGTTCTCCCTCGAGCTCAACGACGACCAGAAGCAGATCCGCGACTGGGTCCACGAGTTCGCCCGTGACGTCATCCGCCCCGCCGGTGAGGAGTGGGACGAGCGGGAGGAGACGCCCTGGCCGATCATCCAGGAGGCCGCCAAGATCGGGCTGTACGGCACCGACTTCATGGCCCAGGCGATGATGGGCGACCCGACCGGGCTCACCATGCCGGTCGCCATGGAGGAGATGTTCTGGGGGGACGCCGGCATCGCCCTGTCGATCTTCGGCTCGGGCCTCGCCGCCGCCGGCATCGCCGGCTCCGGCACCCCCGAGCAGGTCATGGAGTGGGTGCCGCAGTGCTACGGCGACGCCGACGACGTGAAGCTCGGCGCCTACTGCGTCTCCGAGCCCGACGCCGGCTCCGACGTGTCGTCGCTGCGCACCCGCGCCGTCTACGACGAGGCCACCGACGAGTGGGTCCTCAACGGCACCAAGGCGTGGATCACCAACGGCGGCATCGCCGACGTCCACGTCGTCGTCGCCTCGGTCGACCCCGAGCTGAAGGGCCGGGGCCAGGCGAGCTTCATCGTCCCGCCCGGCACCAAGGGGCTGTCGCAGGGGCAGAAGTACAAGAAGCACGGCATCCGGGCCTCCCACACCGCCGAGGTCGTCCTCGACGACGTGCGCCTGCCCGGGCGGATGCTGCTCGGCGGCAAGGAGAAGCTCGACGCCAAGCTGGCCAAGGCCCGCGAAGGCGCCCGCACCGGCGCCAAGCAGCCGGCGATGTCGACGTTCGAGTCGACCCGCCCCGCCGTCGCCGCGATGGCCGTGGGCATCGCCCGGGCCGCCTACGAGTACGCCCTCGACTACGCCAAGGAGCGCGAGGCGTTCGGCAAGCCGATCATCATGAACCAGGCGATCAGCTTCATGCTCGCCGACATGGCCACCGAGATCGACGCCGCCCGCCTCCTCGTCTGGCGCGCGGCGTGGCTCGCCAACAACGGCGGCTACACCAACGCCGAGGGCTCGATGTCGAAGCTCAAGGCCGGCCGCACCGCGGTGTGGGTCACCGAGCGGGCCATTCAGATCCTCGGCGGCTACGGCTACACCCGCGAGTACCCGGTCGAGCGCTTCCACCGCGACGCCAAGATCATGGACATCTTCGAGGGCACCGAGCAGATCCAGCAGCTCGTCATCGGCCGGGCCATCTCCGGCATGCGCATCGAGTAG
- a CDS encoding DoxX family protein, translating into MTLNALLWIIAGFFGVAFTFAGTTLVLLPKERYRRIHESQHWVDDFTPGQVKGIGVIKVLGGLGLLLPAVGDVAPGLVPVAACGLALFMAGAGATRLRRGEVVSLVGDVVFLGLFVLLAWGRFDLEPFV; encoded by the coding sequence ATGACCCTCAACGCTCTGCTCTGGATCATCGCCGGGTTCTTCGGCGTCGCCTTCACGTTTGCCGGGACCACCCTGGTCCTCCTGCCGAAGGAGCGCTACCGCCGCATCCACGAGAGCCAGCACTGGGTGGACGACTTCACGCCCGGCCAGGTGAAGGGGATCGGCGTGATCAAGGTGCTCGGTGGCCTCGGGCTGCTGCTCCCCGCCGTGGGCGACGTGGCCCCCGGTCTGGTCCCGGTGGCAGCGTGCGGCCTCGCCCTGTTCATGGCCGGCGCGGGTGCCACCCGCCTCCGCCGGGGCGAGGTCGTCTCGCTCGTCGGCGACGTCGTCTTCCTCGGCCTGTTCGTGCTCCTGGCGTGGGGCCGCTTCGATCTCGAGCCGTTCGTCTGA
- a CDS encoding gamma-glutamyltransferase family protein — translation MPSLHTYRSMKGMVCSVDHLASQAGIAVLRAGGSAADAAVAMSAVLAVTTQHMCGMGGDLLALVHHADGSDPDCLNSSGRAGRGADPERLRAAGHTRMPLDEEIQTVTVPGCVDGWLALHERHGRLPLAEVLEPARAYAAEGFPASPHLAATVPRILHVDGADDYRRGPIRPGTIITRPGVARTLAAIADGGRAAFYEGEFGEGLLRVGDGLFSAEDLRRSQADWVEALGLDVWGHRTWTVPPNSQGYLSLAAARIAELAGMSPGDAPEPGTAEWVHLLVEASRLAGHDRPAVLHDAADGCSLLADERLVPRAARIDPDRRGDLPPLAEGGGTIYLCAADGEGQAVSLIQSNARGWGAHIAVPEVGIFLHNRGLGFSLEPGHPAELAPGRRPPHTLSPALVQRTDGSLRAVLGTMGGDTQPQVVLQMLARLLLHDQSAGRIVPAPRWRLGSGGFDTWADGGPGTVAIEDDAPPAWAEGLAARGHVVERDPAWSTDHGHAHLIERGEDGVLAGMHDPRALTGGTATW, via the coding sequence ATGCCGTCGCTCCACACCTACCGCTCGATGAAGGGGATGGTCTGCTCGGTGGACCACCTCGCCTCGCAGGCCGGCATCGCCGTGCTGCGGGCGGGCGGGAGCGCGGCCGACGCCGCCGTCGCGATGAGCGCGGTGCTCGCCGTCACCACCCAGCACATGTGCGGGATGGGCGGCGACCTGCTCGCGCTCGTCCACCACGCCGACGGGTCCGATCCGGACTGCCTGAACAGCAGCGGTCGAGCCGGCCGCGGGGCCGATCCCGAGCGGTTGCGGGCCGCCGGGCACACCCGCATGCCGCTCGACGAGGAGATCCAGACCGTGACCGTCCCCGGCTGTGTCGACGGGTGGCTGGCGCTCCACGAGCGCCACGGGCGTCTCCCGCTGGCCGAGGTGCTCGAACCGGCCCGGGCGTACGCCGCCGAGGGCTTCCCCGCGTCGCCGCACCTGGCGGCCACCGTGCCCCGCATCCTCCACGTGGACGGCGCCGACGACTACCGGCGGGGACCGATCCGGCCGGGCACGATCATCACCCGGCCGGGCGTGGCGCGCACGCTCGCCGCGATCGCCGATGGCGGGCGGGCGGCGTTCTACGAGGGCGAGTTCGGCGAGGGCCTCCTGCGGGTCGGCGACGGGCTGTTCTCGGCCGAGGACCTCCGGCGCTCCCAGGCCGACTGGGTCGAGGCGCTCGGGCTGGACGTGTGGGGCCACCGCACCTGGACCGTGCCGCCGAACAGCCAGGGCTACCTGTCGCTCGCCGCCGCCCGCATCGCCGAGCTCGCGGGCATGAGCCCGGGCGACGCCCCCGAACCGGGCACGGCCGAGTGGGTGCACCTGCTCGTCGAGGCCAGCCGGCTCGCCGGACATGACCGACCGGCGGTGCTGCACGACGCAGCCGACGGGTGCTCGCTGCTCGCCGACGAGCGGCTCGTGCCGCGTGCGGCGCGGATCGACCCCGACCGGCGAGGCGACCTGCCGCCGCTCGCCGAGGGCGGCGGCACGATCTACCTCTGCGCCGCCGACGGCGAAGGCCAGGCGGTGTCGCTCATCCAGTCCAACGCCAGGGGATGGGGCGCGCACATCGCGGTGCCCGAGGTCGGCATCTTCCTCCACAACCGGGGGCTCGGCTTCTCGCTCGAGCCCGGGCACCCGGCCGAGCTGGCGCCCGGTCGACGGCCGCCGCACACGCTCTCGCCCGCGCTCGTGCAGCGGACCGACGGGTCCCTGCGGGCCGTGCTCGGGACGATGGGCGGCGACACCCAGCCCCAGGTGGTGCTGCAGATGCTCGCCCGGCTGCTGCTGCACGACCAGAGCGCCGGGCGGATCGTGCCCGCACCACGCTGGCGGTTGGGCAGCGGCGGGTTCGACACGTGGGCGGACGGCGGCCCGGGCACCGTGGCGATCGAGGACGACGCGCCGCCGGCGTGGGCCGAGGGGCTGGCGGCACGTGGCCACGTCGTCGAGCGCGACCCGGCGTGGAGCACGGACCACGGCCACGCGCATCTCATCGAGCGCGGCGAGGACGGCGTGCTCGCGGGGATGCACGACCCGCGCGCGCTGACGGGCGGCACCGCCACCTGGTGA
- the sigJ gene encoding RNA polymerase sigma factor SigJ: protein MADTDDGPREPEDDGAVARERRHLLNVGYRLLGSLTEAEDAVQETYARWYALSEEQRRAIESPVAWLTTVASRICLDQLKSARARRERYVGEWIPEPLPPLGFDLAERVTLDESVNMALLVVLEAMTPAERVAFILHDVFRYPFADIATVVGRSAEACRQLATSARRRVERSGRTGAPSAKDTAIVDAFRRAWEAQDVAALVDLLDPDATVVADGGGLVNAARRPITGGPRLARYLANLASKRDELGLELVETTVNGRPGLAGRIAGETVVVLAVGIEGARIRNLWVVVNPEKLSAWNASTPSR, encoded by the coding sequence ATGGCCGACACCGACGACGGACCCCGCGAGCCCGAGGACGACGGTGCCGTGGCGCGCGAGCGGCGGCACCTGCTGAACGTCGGCTATCGCCTCCTCGGCTCGCTGACCGAGGCCGAGGACGCCGTCCAGGAGACCTACGCCCGGTGGTACGCCCTGTCCGAGGAGCAGCGTCGGGCGATCGAGTCGCCGGTGGCCTGGTTGACGACCGTCGCCAGCCGCATCTGCCTCGACCAGCTGAAGTCCGCCCGGGCGCGGCGTGAGCGCTACGTCGGTGAGTGGATCCCCGAGCCCCTGCCGCCACTGGGGTTCGACCTGGCAGAGCGCGTGACGCTCGACGAGTCGGTCAACATGGCCCTGCTCGTCGTGCTCGAGGCGATGACGCCGGCCGAGCGGGTGGCGTTCATACTCCACGACGTCTTCCGCTACCCCTTCGCCGACATCGCCACGGTCGTCGGCCGGTCGGCCGAGGCGTGCCGCCAGCTGGCGACGTCCGCGCGGCGCCGCGTCGAGCGCTCGGGGCGTACCGGCGCACCGTCGGCGAAGGACACGGCGATCGTCGACGCGTTCCGCCGGGCGTGGGAGGCCCAGGACGTCGCCGCCCTCGTCGACCTGCTCGACCCCGACGCCACGGTCGTGGCCGACGGGGGCGGGCTGGTCAACGCGGCGCGCCGCCCGATCACCGGTGGCCCGCGCCTGGCTCGCTACCTCGCGAACCTGGCGAGCAAGCGGGACGAGCTCGGCCTCGAGCTGGTCGAGACCACCGTCAACGGGCGTCCGGGCCTCGCCGGCCGCATCGCCGGCGAGACGGTGGTGGTGCTCGCCGTCGGGATCGAGGGCGCGCGCATCCGCAACCTGTGGGTGGTCGTCAACCCGGAGAAGCTGAGCGCGTGGAACGCGTCGACACCGAGCCGCTGA
- a CDS encoding HNH endonuclease signature motif containing protein — protein MDTRANATEPVAEMAAERLEAEIVALAGRLSAGTYELLVLVGELDARGTWAAWGALSCAAWLAEVADIDIGTARTQVRVARALRHHDVLDAAMRTGEVSYAKARVLVPHLTDHDAVVLVELAACTPAGRLGAAIAAWSRRHEDPDEIDRRHHTQRSLTWRTDPDGMVTLTARLTPQQAATVTAAIDHQVMTNHAPAGASLRQQRADALADTVTHGGTVTAEVVIHVRGDQPTLLADGTPISDHAVAALLPDAFVSLLLCDTARHPIDASPRRRTPTRRQRRVLDQTHPECAHPGCRATHFLQYDHIQPYTDDGPTTLDNLQRLCGPHNRARARGRGAGQPAPQAEGTGAREVIS, from the coding sequence GTGGACACGAGAGCAAACGCCACCGAGCCGGTGGCGGAGATGGCAGCGGAGCGGCTCGAAGCCGAGATCGTCGCGTTGGCGGGCCGGCTGTCGGCGGGCACCTACGAGCTGTTGGTCCTCGTCGGCGAGCTCGACGCCCGTGGCACCTGGGCGGCGTGGGGTGCCCTGTCGTGTGCGGCGTGGCTCGCCGAGGTCGCCGACATCGACATCGGCACCGCCCGCACCCAGGTCCGCGTCGCCCGCGCCCTGCGCCACCACGACGTGCTGGACGCCGCCATGCGGACCGGTGAGGTCTCCTACGCCAAGGCCCGCGTCCTGGTCCCCCACCTCACCGACCACGACGCGGTCGTCCTGGTGGAGCTCGCCGCGTGCACCCCGGCAGGTCGGTTGGGCGCCGCGATCGCCGCATGGTCACGCCGCCACGAGGACCCCGACGAGATCGACCGACGCCACCACACCCAACGATCCCTCACGTGGCGCACCGACCCCGACGGCATGGTCACCCTCACCGCCCGACTCACCCCCCAACAAGCCGCCACCGTCACCGCCGCGATCGACCACCAGGTCATGACCAACCACGCGCCCGCGGGCGCGTCGCTGCGCCAACAACGCGCCGACGCCCTCGCTGACACCGTCACACACGGCGGGACCGTCACCGCCGAGGTCGTCATCCACGTCCGCGGCGACCAACCCACCCTCCTCGCCGACGGCACCCCCATCTCCGACCACGCCGTCGCCGCGCTCCTCCCCGACGCGTTCGTCTCGCTCCTGCTCTGCGACACCGCCCGCCACCCCATCGACGCCAGCCCCCGCCGACGCACCCCCACCCGCCGCCAACGCCGCGTCCTCGACCAGACCCACCCCGAGTGCGCCCACCCCGGCTGCAGAGCTACGCACTTCCTCCAGTACGACCACATCCAGCCCTACACCGACGACGGCCCCACCACCCTCGACAACCTCCAACGCCTCTGCGGACCCCACAACCGCGCCCGCGCCCGCGGGCGCGGGGCGGGTCAGCCGGCGCCGCAGGCGGAGGGGACGGGCGCCAGGGAGGTGATCTCGTAG
- a CDS encoding sensor domain-containing diguanylate cyclase: protein MQDLHPDLAAFAVAHAPDVLAVLDPEWRLAWLGGATAKVGPELDRALGRPLLDYVHPDDVVQATGALAEASSKPGFHQATVIRMRRDDARLVRLRVTATTVPRPDGDWLVLCGRGEEDDVALELRRRELGAAVARVSEICAGVRWYELHELVPAGLEQVASIVGADRIELVTVAHDRAGGPAAAVALAWVADDDATVGTTRLVAGIDDLRDQPCVRSDVGDGGEKVAEVWYDSANGGSGVVRLHFPDGFPRWEDANSDHVRVLGSVLASTAHRCGEEEQSHHHATRDALTGLLNRRGLLREATTWDDPLPREPVAVVFVDLNGFKAVNDALGHGTGDDVLRATGDALRHAVRADDLVARLGGDEFVVVVPATREDAGELTERIRRALDTVGERWPGISAAVGVSIGGSDEDALDDLIARADAAMYSDKRSSGQPERRA from the coding sequence GTGCAGGATCTCCACCCCGACCTGGCCGCCTTCGCCGTCGCGCACGCGCCCGATGTCCTCGCCGTCCTCGACCCCGAGTGGCGCCTCGCCTGGCTGGGCGGCGCCACCGCCAAGGTCGGCCCCGAGCTCGACCGCGCCCTCGGCCGGCCGCTCCTCGACTACGTCCACCCCGACGACGTCGTCCAGGCCACGGGCGCCCTGGCCGAGGCGTCCTCCAAGCCCGGGTTCCACCAGGCGACGGTGATCCGGATGCGGCGGGACGACGCCCGGCTCGTGCGCCTGCGGGTCACCGCGACGACTGTCCCCCGACCCGACGGCGACTGGCTCGTCCTGTGCGGTCGGGGTGAGGAGGACGACGTCGCACTGGAGCTCCGCCGCCGGGAGCTCGGCGCAGCCGTCGCCCGCGTCTCGGAGATCTGCGCCGGCGTCCGGTGGTACGAGCTCCACGAGCTGGTCCCGGCCGGCCTCGAGCAGGTGGCGTCGATCGTCGGCGCCGACCGGATCGAGCTGGTGACGGTGGCCCACGACCGCGCGGGCGGACCCGCGGCTGCCGTGGCGCTCGCGTGGGTCGCCGACGACGATGCCACCGTGGGGACGACGCGCCTCGTCGCCGGCATCGACGACCTGCGGGACCAGCCGTGCGTCCGCAGCGACGTCGGCGACGGCGGAGAGAAGGTCGCCGAGGTCTGGTACGACTCGGCCAACGGCGGGTCCGGCGTCGTGCGGCTGCACTTCCCGGACGGGTTCCCACGGTGGGAGGACGCCAACAGCGACCACGTCCGTGTCCTCGGGTCGGTCCTCGCCTCGACCGCGCACCGCTGCGGGGAGGAGGAGCAGTCCCACCACCACGCCACGCGCGACGCGCTGACCGGACTGCTCAACCGTCGAGGCCTCCTCCGCGAGGCCACCACCTGGGACGACCCCCTCCCCCGGGAGCCGGTCGCGGTGGTGTTCGTCGACCTCAACGGGTTCAAGGCCGTGAACGACGCGCTGGGACACGGCACGGGCGACGACGTCCTGCGGGCGACCGGCGATGCCCTGCGCCACGCGGTCCGGGCCGACGACCTCGTCGCGCGGCTCGGTGGCGACGAGTTCGTCGTCGTGGTCCCCGCCACCCGCGAGGACGCCGGCGAGCTGACCGAGCGGATCCGTCGGGCCCTGGACACGGTGGGCGAGCGCTGGCCGGGCATCTCCGCGGCGGTCGGTGTGAGCATCGGGGGATCGGACGAGGACGCCCTCGACGACCTGATCGCCCGGGCTGACGCCGCGATGTACTCCGACAAGCGCAGCAGCGGTCAGCCGGAACGCCGCGCCTGA